A segment of the Lolium perenne isolate Kyuss_39 chromosome 3, Kyuss_2.0, whole genome shotgun sequence genome:
ttgctcaccgacaccgctgtgcatgaaccggatctgcttcaccggcgctgtgcatgatctaaactcttctactgtcgcttttctattgcttgcctgcaagttcttgtttaatcttgggggaacctgtttgtgctaacgacgcgccgttacgtttttgcagatgagatgagtaatcatgaagtgtaatggccgtctctccaaccccaagtagcacatgtagcgtacttcatcaccggatctatcaaccccaggaagatctgttgtgactcccacagagtgcttctcctaatgtaagtcccttgttttagcgccatgttctgggttcagatgcttgtttgtctgaagctcttttagttcattcctagctatgaccgtaacacgttgctattttctacttcattgctaagttTAAgcaattgaacattttggtttgcattccctgctctgtagatgtagccatcataacttctatcttgcgcagtcgttgttacaaaaattataggtattatagtaacatcttgctattatttagttcatggccaattttaagtaattgcacatgttggttcgcattccctgctctatagcttttggcatcgtaacttctatatttggtttacattccctgctctgtagatctagccatcataactttatcttgctcagtcgttgttacaaaaattatggcctgctactatgttgtttgtgccaattttttactccatgaacatgttggcttgcattccctgtactacaggtgatgccattgttttgtatctagttcattgtaagctaacaaagtaagagcatgtctaatggaACCCTTAAACCCTTATAGCTGTAAGGGTCGAGAATTGGCAAAATTGGAGAGGTTGGAGGTGTGAAAAACATGAGGCATTTAGTGGAACCCTTAAACCCTTAAATTTTAAGGGTTGAGTCAAATAGTGGAACTCTCAAACCCTTAAATTTTAAGGGTTTGAGGGTTCCACTATTTGACTCAACCCTCAAACCCTCAAACCCTCATCACAGTTTCATATCACAAATATCACAAATATCACCATAAACATCAAACAATAATCATTCTAGTTATTATTACAACATCAAATAGTACTCTCAAGCACAAGATAATCATTCCAAATATTACAACAATGTTTTTGGCAAAATAAAAAAATTGTTCGAAGCAAATAGGACATAGCAAAGTGAAACAACGACACATCATGAGCCTTGGCGCCGCCCATCCAAGTGCCAATGGTGCTCTACAAGATCATCCCGGAGTTGCAAGTTGGAGCATCTCCAGAAACTAATCTTGCAAACAAAGGAGATCTATTGAGCACGTTGATATCATTGAGTGTACCTGGAAAACCGaaaaatgcatgccaaatccatGTGTCCTCCGATGCCACGGCCTCAAGCACAATGGTTGCATCCTTGTTTTTTCCACAATACATTCCATGCCATGATTTGGGGCAatttttccatgtccaatgcatgcaatcaagACTACCAAGCATCCCCGGCCATCCCCTTTTTTCATTCATCTCCATCAACCTCTTTGTATCTTCCTCGTTGGGTGCCCGAAGATACAAATCACCATACAACCGGATGACCAACTTTGCAAACCTACGGACGGAATCCGTGGTTGTTTGTACACCAATGCGAAGATACTCGTCGGTATAGTCCGCGGGTACGCCATAGGCGAGCACACGCATTGCCGCCGATATCTTTTGATAAGCACTAAGCCCCCATTGACCGGAGGCGGACCTACGACGCTTGAAGTAATCCGAGGCGGCCTCACAATCATTAACAATCT
Coding sequences within it:
- the LOC127339258 gene encoding uncharacterized protein, with the protein product MEMNSDDSMSLSSESGWSSSDDSDIEELLQDDDVEMMSLLVDVQEIEDRAKLLDHRRGSVMGREYIYRNRGLGHEQLMRDYFAKEHPTYPPRLFRRRYRMRRSLFVKIVNDCEAASDYFKRRRSASGQWGLSAYQKISAAMRVLAYGVPADYTDEYLRIGVQTTTDSVRRFAKLVIRLYGDLYLRAPNEEDTKRLMEMNEKRGWPGMLGSLDCMHWTWKNCPKSWHGMYCGKNKDATIVLEAVASEDTWIWHAFFGFPGTLNDINVLNRSPLFARLVSGDAPTCNSGMIL